In the genome of Balneola sp., one region contains:
- a CDS encoding FAD-dependent oxidoreductase, translating to MMSDSISRRELLKKASIFGAGSLFLPAFLSSCDDSVSFYEEFDVNFSGDVLVIGAGTAGLMAGHVLNQYGIDFQILEASSVFGGRVKKIDSFADFPIDLGAEWIHTDPSILATLLNNPDETANIDIINYSPSELYIWKNGKLRKRNFFTNFYAEWKFKSSTWFDYLEDYIVPGISGRIIYNSPVTEIDYSGNRVRVTTNESTVYEADRVIVTVPLTILKKNLIDFVPSFPSEKTAAMEKVDMPDGIKVFMEFSERFYPEMLFDRGLIVDTLDGEKLYYDATFGKDTDRNIFALFTVGEPATVYAQFENDADRIAYILNELDEIFGDDASRTYIKHVTQNWSAEPYIQGSYTHYDDYSVQSTLVEPIDNKIFFAGEAYPEDSSTVHGAGQSAYEAVRLILENG from the coding sequence ATGATGAGTGATTCTATTTCCAGAAGAGAACTTCTAAAAAAAGCCTCCATCTTTGGAGCAGGTTCGCTCTTTTTACCTGCTTTTCTTTCTTCCTGTGATGATAGTGTCTCTTTTTATGAGGAATTCGATGTCAACTTTTCAGGAGATGTGCTTGTAATTGGCGCAGGTACTGCCGGGTTAATGGCTGGCCATGTACTCAATCAGTATGGAATTGATTTCCAGATCCTGGAAGCGTCCTCAGTATTTGGAGGAAGGGTGAAAAAAATAGATAGTTTTGCTGATTTCCCGATCGATTTAGGTGCCGAGTGGATTCACACTGACCCCTCAATACTGGCTACTTTGCTAAATAACCCTGATGAAACGGCTAATATCGACATCATCAATTATTCCCCATCCGAGCTATACATCTGGAAAAATGGAAAACTCAGAAAGAGAAACTTCTTCACAAATTTCTATGCAGAATGGAAGTTCAAAAGTTCTACCTGGTTCGATTACCTCGAAGATTACATTGTTCCAGGGATATCAGGTCGAATTATCTATAACAGCCCGGTTACTGAAATCGATTATTCCGGAAACAGGGTAAGAGTTACTACCAATGAAAGTACTGTATATGAAGCAGATCGGGTTATTGTAACTGTTCCACTCACGATTTTGAAGAAAAACCTGATCGATTTTGTACCGTCTTTCCCTTCCGAAAAAACAGCTGCAATGGAGAAGGTAGATATGCCGGATGGAATAAAAGTTTTTATGGAATTCTCAGAGCGCTTTTATCCGGAAATGCTATTTGACAGAGGACTTATCGTAGATACCTTAGACGGGGAAAAACTCTACTATGATGCTACTTTCGGTAAGGATACCGACCGAAATATCTTTGCTCTTTTTACTGTAGGTGAACCAGCAACCGTTTATGCTCAATTCGAAAATGATGCTGATCGCATAGCGTACATTCTGAATGAGCTTGACGAGATTTTTGGGGATGATGCCAGCAGAACTTATATCAAACATGTTACTCAAAACTGGTCAGCTGAGCCTTATATACAAGGTTCATATACTCACTATGATGATTACTCCGTTCAATCAACGCTGGTTGAACCTATTGATAATAAGATCTTTTTTGCAGGAGAAGCTTACCCGGAAGATTCTTCTACAGTTCACGGTGCAGGACAATCGGCTTATGAAGCTGTCAGATTAATTCTTGAAAATGGATAA
- a CDS encoding Crp/Fnr family transcriptional regulator → MDIAHPKQIKRKTLLDEPGKVSNFRNYVVSGAFRSYFIDDEGKEHTVQIAVDDWFISDFYSYVTRTPAILFVEALEDSTILQMHYDDIEPLCKEIHSLSEYFRASTERAFAFSRNRALSNLSKTAEERYDEFLNRYPNIIDRVPQYIVASYLGMSAEFLSKIRAKKAGIS, encoded by the coding sequence ATAGATATCGCTCATCCTAAACAGATTAAAAGGAAAACATTGCTTGATGAACCTGGCAAAGTTTCTAATTTCAGGAATTATGTGGTAAGCGGTGCTTTTCGTTCTTATTTCATTGATGATGAAGGCAAGGAGCATACGGTCCAAATTGCTGTTGATGATTGGTTCATAAGCGACTTCTATAGTTATGTGACAAGGACTCCTGCTATTCTTTTTGTAGAAGCACTAGAAGATTCTACTATCCTCCAAATGCATTACGATGATATAGAACCTCTTTGCAAGGAGATACACTCGCTAAGTGAATATTTCAGAGCTTCAACAGAACGAGCCTTTGCCTTTTCCCGAAATCGTGCTCTATCCAATCTTTCAAAAACAGCTGAAGAACGGTACGATGAGTTTCTTAATCGCTACCCTAATATCATCGACCGGGTACCGCAATACATTGTAGCCTCTTATCTGGGGATGAGCGCTGAGTTCCTAAGTAAAATCCGGGCAAAGAAAGCCGGAATTTCTTGA
- a CDS encoding SDR family NAD(P)-dependent oxidoreductase, whose protein sequence is MNNRTWFITGISSGLGKALAKAVIEYGDYVIGTFRRQEQVDEFNKLYQNKAKALLLDITNHHLIEASFNRLKETNTRIDVLVNNAGVGFAGAIEETSTEETRKVFEANFFGALKTTREVLPVMRAQKSGHIIQISSHGGIKAFAGFGIYNASKFALEGFSEALAQETAPLNIKVTMVEPGPFRTEFAGTGLGLAETVIEDYSETAGIFRNKLKGVHGQQEGDPDKAAHAIIDMVNLEHPPLRLPLGRIPLTTIQMKLDSVQKDLDEQRSVAESVVF, encoded by the coding sequence ATGAACAACAGAACCTGGTTTATAACCGGCATATCCAGTGGATTAGGTAAAGCACTTGCAAAAGCTGTAATCGAATACGGAGACTACGTAATAGGTACCTTCAGAAGGCAAGAGCAAGTCGACGAATTCAATAAACTCTATCAAAATAAAGCTAAAGCTCTGCTACTGGATATCACCAATCACCATCTAATTGAAGCAAGCTTTAATAGGCTTAAAGAAACCAATACCCGTATCGATGTTTTAGTAAACAATGCAGGAGTAGGTTTTGCCGGTGCTATCGAAGAAACTTCTACAGAAGAAACCCGGAAAGTATTTGAAGCAAATTTTTTTGGAGCATTAAAGACTACCCGGGAAGTACTGCCAGTTATGAGAGCGCAGAAGTCAGGGCATATTATTCAAATCTCTTCCCATGGGGGTATTAAAGCCTTTGCTGGCTTTGGTATCTACAACGCCAGTAAATTTGCCCTTGAAGGGTTCAGCGAAGCGTTAGCACAGGAAACCGCTCCATTAAACATAAAAGTAACTATGGTTGAGCCAGGTCCGTTTAGAACAGAGTTCGCAGGTACAGGATTAGGCCTTGCAGAAACCGTTATTGAAGACTATTCCGAAACAGCGGGAATATTTCGCAATAAGCTTAAAGGAGTACATGGCCAGCAAGAAGGAGATCCGGATAAAGCAGCCCACGCTATTATTGATATGGTTAATTTAGAGCACCCACCTCTTCGATTACCTTTGGGCAGGATTCCCTTAACTACCATTCAAATGAAGCTGGATAGTGTTCAAAAAGATTTAGATGAGCAACGTTCTGTAGCAGAATCCGTGGTCTTTTAG